The Desulfovibrio piger DNA segment CTGCTGCACGGCATCGAGCCCGGTGCGGAATTCTATTTCGTCCACAGCTATTATGTGGAGCCCGCGCCCGAGCTGGTCATGGCCACCACGGTCTACGGGAAGGAGTTCTGCTCGGTCTACGGCCGCGACGGCCTGTGGGCCGTGCAGTGCCATCTGGAAAAGAGCGGCCGTCCCGGCCTGACCGTGCTGCGCAATTTCTACGATTACTGCGACGAGGTGCGCCATGCTTAGCAAACGAGTCATCCCCTGCCTGGACGTGCGCGCCGGCCGCCTGACCAAGGGCATCAAGTTCCAGGGCAACGTGGACATCGGCGACCCCGTGGAGAGCGCCCGCCGCTACTATGAAGAAGGCGCGGACGAGATCGTCTTTTACGACATCACGGCCTCGGCCGAGGAACGCGGCATCTTCCTGGACGTGGTGGAGCGCGTGGCCTCGCAGATCTTCATCCCCTTCAGCGTGGGCGGCGGCATCTCGTCCGTGGCCGACATGCGCGCCGTGCTCAACGCCGGGGCCGAGAAGGTCTCCATCAACTCCGCGGCCGTGCGCAATCCCGATCTGGTGGCCGACGGCGCGGCGGCTTTCGGCTCGCAGGCCATCGTGGTGGGCATGGACGTGCTGCGCGTGCCCGTGAGCGAGAGCATCCCCTCCGGCTACGAGATCGTCATCCAGGGCGGCCGCCGTCGCATGGGCATCGACGCCATCGAATGG contains these protein-coding regions:
- the hisF gene encoding imidazole glycerol phosphate synthase subunit HisF, whose translation is MLSKRVIPCLDVRAGRLTKGIKFQGNVDIGDPVESARRYYEEGADEIVFYDITASAEERGIFLDVVERVASQIFIPFSVGGGISSVADMRAVLNAGAEKVSINSAAVRNPDLVADGAAAFGSQAIVVGMDVLRVPVSESIPSGYEIVIQGGRRRMGIDAIEWARQCQELGAGELCVNSIDADGTRDGYELTLTRAIVDAVSIPVIASGGAGAPEHMYDAVSKGGASAALIASIVHYGQYTIRQCKEVMAEKGAKVRLTW